A portion of the Phycodurus eques isolate BA_2022a chromosome 3, UOR_Pequ_1.1, whole genome shotgun sequence genome contains these proteins:
- the LOC133399876 gene encoding transducin-like enhancer protein 1 isoform X2 yields the protein MFPQGRHPTPHQAPGQPFKFTIPESLDRIKEEFQFLQAQYHSLKLECEKLAGEKTEMQRHYVMYYEMSYGLNIEMHKQTEIAKRLNTICAQVIPFLSQEHQQQVVQAVERAKQVTMAELNAVIGVRGLPGLPPTQHLSHNHGSAPVPLTPHPAGLHPSQLGGSASLLALSGALGAMPPHLAGKDGADKKSHLSGPDSHTGGPEHLRDREPGTSNSLLPEGLRNSDKRRNGPDFSNDNKKRKVEDKDSSHYDSDGEKSDDNLVVDVSNEEQPSPRGTPLPSPRENGLDKARLLKKDPCSPASTASSASSSSLKSKEMAMRDKAGTPGLKSSTPTPRGDSTPGPSSTPGVRPSLSKPPSMEIPHPPPAGLRTPLAVPGPYPGAFSMLPHAAGMNGDLAGAASAAAYAAGLHNISPQMSAAAAAAAVAAYGRSPMVGFDPHPHMRVPGMPPSLTGIPGGKPAYSFHVAADGQMQPVPFPPDALVGPGIPRHARQINTLNHGEVVCAVTISNPTRHVYTGGKGCVKVWDISHPGNKSPVSQLDCLNRDNYIRSCRLLPDGRTLIVGGEASTLSIWDLATPTPRIKAELTSSAPACYALAISPDSKVCFSCCSDGNIAVWDLHNQTLVRQFQGHTDGASCIDISNDGTKLWTGGLDNTVRSWDLREGRQLQQHDFTSQIFSLGYCPTGEWLAVGMESSNVEVLHVTKPDKYQLHLHESCVLSLQFAYCGKWFVSTGKDNLLNAWRTPYGASIFQSKESSSVLSCDISVDDKYIVTGSGDKKATVYEVIY from the exons ATGTTCCCCCAGGGGCGACACCCG ACTCCCCACCAGGCTCCGGGTCAGCCCTTTAAATTTACCATCCCAGAATCCCTGGACCGCATCAAGGAGGAATTCCAGTTCCTGCAGGCCCAATACCACAG TCTTAAACTGGAGTGTGAGAAGCTGGCCGGTGAAAAGACGGAGATGCAGAGACACTATGTCATG TACTACGAGATGTCTTACGGCCTCAACATCGAAATGCACAAACAG ACCGAGATTGCCAAGAGACTCAACACCATCTGCGCGCAAGTCATCCCCTTCCTCTCGCAGGAG CATCAGCAGCAGGTGGTCCAAGCAGTGGAGCGGGCCAAGCAGGTGACTATGGCCGAGCTCAATGCCGTCATTGGGGTACGGGGACTGCCTGGTCTTCCACCTACG CAGCATCTATCACACAACCACGGCAGCGCCCCTGTGCCCCTTACACCTCACCCCGCTGGCCTGCATCCCTCACAGCTTGGCGGTTCTGCCAGCCTGCTGGCGCTCTCTGGAGCACTCGGTGCCATGCCCCCCCATCTGGCAGGGAAAGACGGCGCTGATAAGAAGTCCCACTTGTCCGGGCCTGACTCGCACACCGGAGGACCTGAGCACTTGAGAG ATCGGGAACCTGGCACC AGTAACTCGCTGCTGCCCGAAGGCCTCCGCAACTCGGACAAGCGACGGAACGGACCAGACTTTTCAAATGACAACAAGAAGCGCAAAGTGGAGGACAAGGACTCGAGCCACTAT GATAGCGACGGGGAGAAGAGCGATGATAATTTAGTGGTGGATGTCTCAAATGAG GAGCAACCCTCCCCTCGTGGCACGCCCCTGCCCTCCCCAAGAGAAAATGGCTTGGATAAAGCACGTCTCCTCAAGAAGGACCCCTGCAGTCCCGCTTCGACCGCATCGTCGGCTAGCTCCTCCTCCCTCAAATCCAAAGAGATGGCAATG CGAGACAAAGCAGGCACCCCTGGGCTCAAGTCAAGCACGCCCACGCCAAGAGGGGATTCCACCCCGGGGCCGAGCTCCACACCTGGTGTCCGGCCAAGCCTCTCAAAACCCCCCTCCATGGAGATCCCACATCCACCTC CTGCAGGCCTCAGGACACCTCTGGCGGTGCCCGGCCCATACCCGGGGGCGTTTAGCATGTTGCCACACGCCGCGGGGATGAACGGCGACCTGGCCGGGGCGGCCAGCGCTGCTGCCTACGCTGCCGGATTGCACAACATTTCGCCTCAGATGAGcgccgctgccgccgccgctgcaGTGGCCGCATATGGCCGCTCGCCAATG GTCGGCTTTGATCCGCACCCTCACATGCGGGTTCCTGGAATGCCTCCCAGTCTGACAGGAATCCCTGGTGGCAAGCC TGCCTATTCCTTCCACGTTGCGGCCGACGGACAAATGCAGCCGGTGCCGTTCCCCCCCGACGCCCTGGTTGGCCCAGGTATTCCTCGCCACGCACGCCAGATCAACACGCTCAACCACGGCGAGGTGGTCTGCGCCGTCACCATCAGTAATCCCACGCGGCATGTCTACACGGGCGGGAAGGGCTGCGTCAAGGTGTGGGACATCAGTCACCCCGGCAACAAGAGTCCCGTGTCGCAACTCGACTGTTTG AACCGGGACAACTATATCCGCTCCTGCCGCCTCCTCCCTGACGGCCGCACTCTGATCGTGGGCGGCGAGGCCAGCACACTGTCCATCTGGGACCTGGCCACGCCCACCCCCAGGATCAAGGCTGAGCTGACGTCGTCGGCGCCGGCGTGCTACGCTCTGGCCATCAGCCCGGACTCCAAGGTGTGCTTTTCGTGCTGCAGCGACGGCAACATCGCCGTGTGGGACTTGCACAACCAGACGCTGGTTAG GCAGTTCCAGGGCCACACAGACGGAGCCAGCTGTATTGACATTTCCAATGATGGCACCAAGCTGTGGACCGGAGGCCTGGATAACACCGTCCGGTCGTGGGATTTGCGAGAGGGACGTCAACTGCAGCAGCATGACTTCACGTCGCAG ATATTCTCTCTCGGCTACTGTCCGACAGGAGAGTGGCTGGCCGTGGGCATGGAGAGCAGTAATGTGGAGGTCCTTCACGTGACCAAGCCGGACAAATATCAGCTGCATCTCCATGAAAGCTGTGTGCTCTCTCTGCAGTTTGCCTATTGCG GTAAATGGTTCGTGAGCACTGGGAAGGACAACTTGCTGAACGCATGGAGAACGCCCTATGGCGCCAGCATTTTCCAG TCTAAAGAATCATCCTCGGTGCTTAGCTGTGACATTTCTGTGGACGACAAGTACATCGTCACTGGTTCCGGGGACAAGAAGGCCACTGTCTATGAGGTCATCTACTAA
- the LOC133399876 gene encoding transducin-like enhancer protein 1 isoform X1 has product MFPQGRHPNCTADRINCSRGPFMAHVTQTPHQAPGQPFKFTIPESLDRIKEEFQFLQAQYHSLKLECEKLAGEKTEMQRHYVMYYEMSYGLNIEMHKQTEIAKRLNTICAQVIPFLSQEHQQQVVQAVERAKQVTMAELNAVIGVRGLPGLPPTQHLSHNHGSAPVPLTPHPAGLHPSQLGGSASLLALSGALGAMPPHLAGKDGADKKSHLSGPDSHTGGPEHLRDREPGTSNSLLPEGLRNSDKRRNGPDFSNDNKKRKVEDKDSSHYDSDGEKSDDNLVVDVSNEEQPSPRGTPLPSPRENGLDKARLLKKDPCSPASTASSASSSSLKSKEMAMRDKAGTPGLKSSTPTPRGDSTPGPSSTPGVRPSLSKPPSMEIPHPPPAGLRTPLAVPGPYPGAFSMLPHAAGMNGDLAGAASAAAYAAGLHNISPQMSAAAAAAAVAAYGRSPMVGFDPHPHMRVPGMPPSLTGIPGGKPAYSFHVAADGQMQPVPFPPDALVGPGIPRHARQINTLNHGEVVCAVTISNPTRHVYTGGKGCVKVWDISHPGNKSPVSQLDCLNRDNYIRSCRLLPDGRTLIVGGEASTLSIWDLATPTPRIKAELTSSAPACYALAISPDSKVCFSCCSDGNIAVWDLHNQTLVRQFQGHTDGASCIDISNDGTKLWTGGLDNTVRSWDLREGRQLQQHDFTSQIFSLGYCPTGEWLAVGMESSNVEVLHVTKPDKYQLHLHESCVLSLQFAYCGKWFVSTGKDNLLNAWRTPYGASIFQSKESSSVLSCDISVDDKYIVTGSGDKKATVYEVIY; this is encoded by the exons ATGTTCCCCCAGGGGCGACACCCG AATTGCACGGCGGACCGCATCAATTGCTCTCGCGGGCCGTTTATGGCCCACGTGACTCAG ACTCCCCACCAGGCTCCGGGTCAGCCCTTTAAATTTACCATCCCAGAATCCCTGGACCGCATCAAGGAGGAATTCCAGTTCCTGCAGGCCCAATACCACAG TCTTAAACTGGAGTGTGAGAAGCTGGCCGGTGAAAAGACGGAGATGCAGAGACACTATGTCATG TACTACGAGATGTCTTACGGCCTCAACATCGAAATGCACAAACAG ACCGAGATTGCCAAGAGACTCAACACCATCTGCGCGCAAGTCATCCCCTTCCTCTCGCAGGAG CATCAGCAGCAGGTGGTCCAAGCAGTGGAGCGGGCCAAGCAGGTGACTATGGCCGAGCTCAATGCCGTCATTGGGGTACGGGGACTGCCTGGTCTTCCACCTACG CAGCATCTATCACACAACCACGGCAGCGCCCCTGTGCCCCTTACACCTCACCCCGCTGGCCTGCATCCCTCACAGCTTGGCGGTTCTGCCAGCCTGCTGGCGCTCTCTGGAGCACTCGGTGCCATGCCCCCCCATCTGGCAGGGAAAGACGGCGCTGATAAGAAGTCCCACTTGTCCGGGCCTGACTCGCACACCGGAGGACCTGAGCACTTGAGAG ATCGGGAACCTGGCACC AGTAACTCGCTGCTGCCCGAAGGCCTCCGCAACTCGGACAAGCGACGGAACGGACCAGACTTTTCAAATGACAACAAGAAGCGCAAAGTGGAGGACAAGGACTCGAGCCACTAT GATAGCGACGGGGAGAAGAGCGATGATAATTTAGTGGTGGATGTCTCAAATGAG GAGCAACCCTCCCCTCGTGGCACGCCCCTGCCCTCCCCAAGAGAAAATGGCTTGGATAAAGCACGTCTCCTCAAGAAGGACCCCTGCAGTCCCGCTTCGACCGCATCGTCGGCTAGCTCCTCCTCCCTCAAATCCAAAGAGATGGCAATG CGAGACAAAGCAGGCACCCCTGGGCTCAAGTCAAGCACGCCCACGCCAAGAGGGGATTCCACCCCGGGGCCGAGCTCCACACCTGGTGTCCGGCCAAGCCTCTCAAAACCCCCCTCCATGGAGATCCCACATCCACCTC CTGCAGGCCTCAGGACACCTCTGGCGGTGCCCGGCCCATACCCGGGGGCGTTTAGCATGTTGCCACACGCCGCGGGGATGAACGGCGACCTGGCCGGGGCGGCCAGCGCTGCTGCCTACGCTGCCGGATTGCACAACATTTCGCCTCAGATGAGcgccgctgccgccgccgctgcaGTGGCCGCATATGGCCGCTCGCCAATG GTCGGCTTTGATCCGCACCCTCACATGCGGGTTCCTGGAATGCCTCCCAGTCTGACAGGAATCCCTGGTGGCAAGCC TGCCTATTCCTTCCACGTTGCGGCCGACGGACAAATGCAGCCGGTGCCGTTCCCCCCCGACGCCCTGGTTGGCCCAGGTATTCCTCGCCACGCACGCCAGATCAACACGCTCAACCACGGCGAGGTGGTCTGCGCCGTCACCATCAGTAATCCCACGCGGCATGTCTACACGGGCGGGAAGGGCTGCGTCAAGGTGTGGGACATCAGTCACCCCGGCAACAAGAGTCCCGTGTCGCAACTCGACTGTTTG AACCGGGACAACTATATCCGCTCCTGCCGCCTCCTCCCTGACGGCCGCACTCTGATCGTGGGCGGCGAGGCCAGCACACTGTCCATCTGGGACCTGGCCACGCCCACCCCCAGGATCAAGGCTGAGCTGACGTCGTCGGCGCCGGCGTGCTACGCTCTGGCCATCAGCCCGGACTCCAAGGTGTGCTTTTCGTGCTGCAGCGACGGCAACATCGCCGTGTGGGACTTGCACAACCAGACGCTGGTTAG GCAGTTCCAGGGCCACACAGACGGAGCCAGCTGTATTGACATTTCCAATGATGGCACCAAGCTGTGGACCGGAGGCCTGGATAACACCGTCCGGTCGTGGGATTTGCGAGAGGGACGTCAACTGCAGCAGCATGACTTCACGTCGCAG ATATTCTCTCTCGGCTACTGTCCGACAGGAGAGTGGCTGGCCGTGGGCATGGAGAGCAGTAATGTGGAGGTCCTTCACGTGACCAAGCCGGACAAATATCAGCTGCATCTCCATGAAAGCTGTGTGCTCTCTCTGCAGTTTGCCTATTGCG GTAAATGGTTCGTGAGCACTGGGAAGGACAACTTGCTGAACGCATGGAGAACGCCCTATGGCGCCAGCATTTTCCAG TCTAAAGAATCATCCTCGGTGCTTAGCTGTGACATTTCTGTGGACGACAAGTACATCGTCACTGGTTCCGGGGACAAGAAGGCCACTGTCTATGAGGTCATCTACTAA